GGATCTGACCCAGCAGCGTCTGGGTAAATAACTTGCCCGTTGAATAAAAAAAGCCCCGGTAAATCCGGGGCTTTTTTTTGGAGGACTTTCTGAATCCAGGTAACCGACGAAACCCTTTTACCCGAACACTCGGGTTAACTAACGCTTCAGGGGCACCCAGTCAGACCTCAGATACCATCTGACGGTAACAAAGTTCTTGCCTTCACGTCGTCAGCATCTTTTTTGGCGAACACCGGCAGATAGTCTTCCTGCTTTTCCACTACGCTGGCGCGGTTTTTTTCAAACCACTGACGGGCGGCATCAGACATTTCCACCCGCTTGGTTTTCTCCTGCCATTGTGCAAAGTTTTTATCCGCTGTATTGAAATCGGTGCTGCCATCGGCGCGCACAGGTTGCAGAGAAAAACGTGCTTTCCAGGCGCCCATACGCGGCGTTACCATCGCATAGTAGGTTTTTCCCGCCACCAGTTCGGCATTCATGAAATCCGCCGCTTCCGACACCACCATAAATTGGTAGTTGCCGGGTGCCACGTCATACACTACTTTGGTGTCATTTTCGATAATACCGATGAAATCAGTTTTGCCACCGGTCACATCATAGAGAGATGCACTGATCACATGGCCCAAAAAAGATGAGCGCATAAAGACCACTTGCGCCTTGTCGGCGGGTGCAGCCACCACTTCCTGATTACTGGCGACCTGCATAGGGTTAGTGCCAGCACAACCCACCAGTACCGCCAATGATGCTAAAACTAAAACTTTAAACAGTTTCATAAAAATCCTTCTCTGAGTGTTGTGAATAACCGCTAAGCGTCTCCACGCTTAGCGGGGTTTGGAATCCTTGAAAGTAAAGCTGGCTACAACGGGAATTTGCGTGGCAATGGAATTCAACTTCGCCAGCGCCTTCAACTGATCAACCCCAGCCAATAACTGGAAGTCCGCAAGATTGACCACCAGCGGTGCGATCGTTGTGGCCTGAATGGCACCGTCTGCCAAGCGGGTAACACGCAAAGGCAGCTGGTAGCTTTTTTCGGCGCCGTGCAAGGTAACGGCAATGGTCTGCTCGAATTGAATCTGCTCACCGGCAGCGAGTGCGTTTACCGCTACCATATCCACTTTAGCGGTGATGCTCAGCACAGGAAATTTGGCAACTTCCAGCAGGTGCTCTTTCATCCGCTGATCGCGGATGTCAATGTGGGTCACCAGACTTTCCGCCTGAATATCGACCCTGACGTCACCCTGGGCCGACAGCGAGCCGTTGAGCGCAGTAAAATGATGAACTTCAGCAATGGCGGCGTTTTTAGTGGACACCAAATGAAGAGACGAACGTGAACCATCGAGCGTAAGGCCGGCGTGAGCCAACCCCGCCCAAAGGCCACTCACAAGTAATAAGACACGCACAAACATAACAAACCTCCCTATTCAATAAACGCCAGAGCCTACTGCGCCGGCTGTTCCGGTTCAAGCCCGCCAGCGTTTGAATATCAACGAGGTGTTGATACCGCCAAAGGCAAAGTTGTTGGACATGACATAGTCGCAGTCAATGGCCCGGCACTCGTCGCGGATATAATCGAGGGCGCCACATTGCGGATCCGGGTGTTGCAGATTGCAAGTGGGGTGAAACCAACCTTCATTCATCTGATGGATTGCCGCCCAGGCTTCGATGGCACCGCAGGCACCGAGTGTGTGCCCGGTATAACTCTTCATGGCACTGATAGGCACAGTATCACCAAACAGGCGCGCAGAGGCTTGCGATTCCGCCACATCGCCTCGGTCCGTGGCCGTGCCGTGGGCTGAGATGTAGCCAATATCCGACGGTTTCAGTCCGGCGTCGACCAGCGCCAGGCGCATGGCCTGCTCCATCGTCTCGGTATTGGGCTGGGTGACATGTAAGCCGTCGGAATTGGTGCCAAAGCCCACCACCTCAGCATAAATGGTGGCCCCGCGCGCTTCGGCCGACTCCAGCGACTCCAGAATCAGACTGCCGGCGCCTTCGCCAATGACCAGGCCGTCGCGATCCCGGTCAAATGGCCGCGGCGTGGCTTCTGGTTTGTCGTTACGGGTACTGGTGGCAAACAAGGTGTCAAACACCGCCGCTTGAGTGGCGCATAACTCTTCGGCACCACCCGCCACCATCCACCGTTGCTGACCGGCGCGAATCGCTTCGTACGCCAGACCAATGCCTTGACTGCCCGAGGTACAGGCACTGGAGGTGGTGTAAACCCGACCTTTCAGTCCAAAAAACACACCCACATTCACAGGCGCGGTATGAGCCATCATCTTGATATAGGAGTTGGCGTTCAGCCCACCGGTGTCTTCCTCAATCAGCATGCGACCAAAATCCACAAACGCCGACGTCGAGCCGGCGGACGAACCATAGGCAATCCCCATGGAGCCATCCTGAATCGCAGGGTCCTTCAACAGGCCCGCTTGCTCCAATGCCAGTTCAGTGGCGCGGGTTGCCATAATGGCCACCCGGCCCATACTGCGCACCATTTTGCGGGTGTAGTGGGCGGGGGTTTCGAATTCCGCCGGGCCGCCCAAGCGCGTGATAAGGCCGTTGTATTTGTCCCAATCGGGCATGTAGCGGATACCGGTGCGGCCGGCACGAAGATTGGCAGACACACTGTTCCAGTCATTGCCAATGGGCGTAATGGCTTGCAAGCCGGTTACAACAACACGATTCATCAGCACAAACCACCATTTACCGAGATCACCTGACGGGTGATATAACCGGCGTCCTCCGACATTAAAAACGCCACCGCGGCGGCCACTTCGTTCACCTGCCCCAGACGTTGCGCCGGGATCATTTTCAATGCGTGCTCCGCCACTTCCTCGCTCACCATTTCGGTTTCAATCAAACCGGGAGCCACACAATTGACGGTAATTTTCCTTTTCGCCAGCTCCAGTGCCAAAGCTTTGGTGGCACCTATCAGGCCAGCCTTTGCCGCCGAATAATTCACCTGGCCACGATTACCCATGACCCCTGACACGGACGACATCACCACTATGCGCCCCGGCTGACGCCGGCGCACCATGGGCATGGTAAGCGGGTGCAGTACGTTATAAAAACCGTCCAGGTTGGTGTGCACCACCTGGTCCCAGTCTTCATCGGTCATGGCGGGGAAAGCGGTATCTCGCGTGACACCTGCATTGCACACGACGCCGTAATAGGCGCCATGCTGCTCGATATCGGCGTCAATGGCCGCCCGCGCTGCGGCGCGATCGGCCACATCAAATTGCAACACGCGTACACTGCGCCCGATATCGCGGATACGTTCCGCCACGACTTCGGCCTG
This region of Simiduia agarivorans SA1 = DSM 21679 genomic DNA includes:
- a CDS encoding YceI family protein codes for the protein MFVRVLLLVSGLWAGLAHAGLTLDGSRSSLHLVSTKNAAIAEVHHFTALNGSLSAQGDVRVDIQAESLVTHIDIRDQRMKEHLLEVAKFPVLSITAKVDMVAVNALAAGEQIQFEQTIAVTLHGAEKSYQLPLRVTRLADGAIQATTIAPLVVNLADFQLLAGVDQLKALAKLNSIATQIPVVASFTFKDSKPR
- a CDS encoding beta-ketoacyl-ACP synthase, which codes for MNRVVVTGLQAITPIGNDWNSVSANLRAGRTGIRYMPDWDKYNGLITRLGGPAEFETPAHYTRKMVRSMGRVAIMATRATELALEQAGLLKDPAIQDGSMGIAYGSSAGSTSAFVDFGRMLIEEDTGGLNANSYIKMMAHTAPVNVGVFFGLKGRVYTTSSACTSGSQGIGLAYEAIRAGQQRWMVAGGAEELCATQAAVFDTLFATSTRNDKPEATPRPFDRDRDGLVIGEGAGSLILESLESAEARGATIYAEVVGFGTNSDGLHVTQPNTETMEQAMRLALVDAGLKPSDIGYISAHGTATDRGDVAESQASARLFGDTVPISAMKSYTGHTLGACGAIEAWAAIHQMNEGWFHPTCNLQHPDPQCGALDYIRDECRAIDCDYVMSNNFAFGGINTSLIFKRWRA
- the fabG gene encoding 3-oxoacyl-ACP reductase FabG — encoded protein: MSKTVLVTGSSRGIGAAIAERLAREGFDLVLHCRNGMAQAEVVAERIRDIGRSVRVLQFDVADRAAARAAIDADIEQHGAYYGVVCNAGVTRDTAFPAMTDEDWDQVVHTNLDGFYNVLHPLTMPMVRRRQPGRIVVMSSVSGVMGNRGQVNYSAAKAGLIGATKALALELAKRKITVNCVAPGLIETEMVSEEVAEHALKMIPAQRLGQVNEVAAAVAFLMSEDAGYITRQVISVNGGLC